The following DNA comes from Rhodopseudomonas boonkerdii.
AACGGGGATTGATTCCTTTCGAACGCCTGCCGGTGCTGTATGTGCTCGGGCGCTATACGGCTGGCCAGACATCGAAGCCGGCGGATTTGCTCCCTTTTGTCGCTCCGGATGCACCCAAATTTGCCCATTGGAGCGTGTGCGCTTTTGGTGCGCAGGAGATCGCGTGCGTGACCGCCGGCGCGTTGCTCGGCGGCCATATGCGCGTGGGCTTCGAGAACAACGATCTGCTGCCGGATGGTGCACGCGCCAAAGGCAATCGGGATCTGGTCTCCGCAGCACGCAGCGCCATGTTGGCAGTGGGTTTGAAGGTGGCAACCGCTGACGAACTGCGAGCCGCGACGGCAGACTGAACCAGGCTGCTTCGTGACGATCGTGTGACAGCTGCACGCGGGCAGGAGACATCCAGCCCTGCGCTCACCGCGTGTCACAGACCGGTTGTATTCGTCGGCAATCCGGTTATGTCAGCAAGATGGCGCGTGAAATCATCATGGCTGCTGGAGGCATCGTCGTGCGACGTGAAGCCACGCCGCTGTTCGCGGTCGTATGCATGCGCAAGCGTGGCGACTGGGTGTTGCCAAAGGGCAAACTCGACCATGGCGAGACCCCGTTGGACGCCGCCCGGCGCGAGGTGCTGGAAGAGACGGGGCAGGCGACGTCGGTGCAGCAATATCTGGGTACGCTGGCTTATCCGTTGGGCGAGGAACGCACCAAAGTCGTGCATTTCTGGCATATGGAAGCCGACGGAAGGCCGCCGCGCAAACTGATGAAGGATATCGCCGAAGTTGCGTGGCTACCGCTCGATCAGGCGTTGAGG
Coding sequences within:
- a CDS encoding NUDIX hydrolase encodes the protein MAREIIMAAGGIVVRREATPLFAVVCMRKRGDWVLPKGKLDHGETPLDAARREVLEETGQATSVQQYLGTLAYPLGEERTKVVHFWHMEADGRPPRKLMKDIAEVAWLPLDQALRRLTRNHEHAFLAQVGPMVLAAMYEAAAPAEAAPQIVESPPVVPPIPVGPSPEGWFAKLRRWLNGSAGPVSSRE